In the genome of Populus nigra chromosome 9, ddPopNigr1.1, whole genome shotgun sequence, one region contains:
- the LOC133703350 gene encoding vesicle-associated protein 4-1-like has protein sequence MGVSGRNKSNGDHNMKLFRLCPFWQTATNSSTSSSTQNLNHSHKGSSNSVRHVEVNSSGLKSATVSSVARSLLPAPRRLRLDPANNLYFPYEPGKQVRSAIRLKNRSKSHVAFKFQTTAPKSCYMRPPGGILAPGESLIATVFKFVEQPENNAKQMDQKSNVKFKIVSLKVKGGIEYVPELFDEQKDQVTVERILRVVFLDAEHPSPAMEKLKLQLAEAEAALEARKKPPPDTGPRVVGEGLVIDEWKERREKYLARQHVEAAE, from the exons ATGGGGGTGTCTGGCCGGAATAAAAGTAACGGCGACCACAACATGAAGCTGTTTAGGCTCTGTCCGTTCTGGCAAACAGCGACTAACTCTTCCACTTCCTCTTCTACACAAAACCTTAACCACAGTCACAAGGGCAGCAGCAACAGTGTCCGACACGTGGAGGTTAATAGCAGCGGTTTGAAGTCCGCAACCGTGTCCTCTGTTGCGCGATCGCTTTTACCTGCTCCGCGAAGGCTCCGGCTTGATCCTGCTAATAATCTCTACTTCCCTT atgaACCCGGGAAGCAAGTAAGAAGTGCGATAAGGTTAAAAAACAGAAGCAAGTCTCATGTTGCTTTTAAG TTTCAAACAACTGCACCGAAGAGCTGTTACATGCGTCCACCCGGTGGTATCCTTGCTCCAGGAGAGAGCCTTATTGCGACGG TTTTCAAGTTTGTGGAGCAACCGGAGAACAATGCAAAACAAATGGACCAGAAGAGCAATGTTAAATTCAAGATTGTGAGTTTGAAAGTGAAGGGAGGAATAGAGTATGTGCCTGAACTG TTTGATGAACAAAAGGATCAAGTAACAGTTGAGCGCATATTGCGGGTTGTGTTTTTAGATGCAGAGCATCCTAGTCCT GCAATGGAGAAACTGAAGCTTCAGTTGGCTGAAGCAGAGGCTGCTCTTGAAGCACGCAAGAAACCTCCACCAGACACAGGGCCCCGTGTTGTGGGGGAAGGTCTCGTGATAGATGAATGG AAAGAGCGGCGAGAAAAGTACCTGGCTCGACAACACGTTGAAGCAGCAGAATAG